A genome region from Danio aesculapii chromosome 2, fDanAes4.1, whole genome shotgun sequence includes the following:
- the LOC130247095 gene encoding guanylate-binding protein 1-like yields the protein MALGVHMFAPVCLIENDGFGKLCVKKQAKDILDRINEPVVVVSVVGPYCTGKSYLMNRLAGQQTGFALRNTIESKTKGIWMWCIPHPKKKGHTLVLLDTEGLGDVQEDEKDDTWIFSLAVLLSSVLVYNSLGVIDNEALEKLHYVTELPENIRVKAEGYEDEAAEFMHVFPSFVWAVRDFALDLKMGDKLITSDEYLESALMLKQGLSRRTARYNLPRRCLCEFFAQKKCFVFPRPASTQDMRRIEDLPEVELDSEFLHQANAFCSYIYHNAQPKTVKGGHTITGTALGNLAEIYIEAICSGKVLCLENAVVSLAKIQNVRAVDQALQIYKAEMLSMAQLPLDPDQLSRIHTLAEKKAIKVFMKMSFNDKDQIYQKELMEKIHHKYQDMCQQNHQASLMQCQKVLEDVFDPLELKISDGSYLRPGGYRQYRAFLTS from the exons TGGTGGTGTCTGTGGTGGGACCCTATTGTACGGGAAAGTCTTACCTTATGAACCGCCTGGCAGGACAACAAACTG GTTTTGCTCTCAGAAACACTATTGAGTCAAAGACCAAAGGCATCTGGATGTGGTGTATTCCTCACCCGAAGAAAAAAGGACACACTCTGGTGCTGCTGGATACAGAGGGATTGGGTGACGTGCAG gAGGATGAGAAGGATGACACATGGATCTTCAGTCTGGCTGTCCTTCTCAGCAGTGTTCTGGTGTACAACAGTTTAGGGGTCATTGATAACGAGGCACTGGAAAAGCTGCA CTATGTTACAGAGCTGCCGGAGAACATCCGTGTGAAGGCAGAAGGTTATGAAGACGAGGCTGCAGAATTCATGCATGTTTTCCCATCGTTTGTCTGGGCTGTTCGGGACTTTGCTCTGGATTTGAAAATGGGGGACAAATTGATAACGTCAGACGAGTATCTGGAGAGTGCACTGATGCTTAAACAAG GTCTCTCACGTCGAACAGCCCGGTATAACCTGCCACGCCGCTGTTTGTGTGAGTTTTTTGCGCAGAAGAAGTGCTTTGTGTTTCCTCGACCTGCTAGTACACAAGACATGAGAAGAATAGAGGATCTGCCTGAAGTAGAGCTGGATTCAGAGTTCCTTCATCAAGCAAACGCtttctgtagttacatttacCATAACGCACAGCCAAAAACTGTCAAAGGAGGACATACAATTACCGGAACAG CTCTGGGGAATCTTGCTGAGATTTACATAGAGGCCATTTGCAGTGGAAAAGTTCTTTGTCTGGAAAATGCAGTCGTGTCTCTGGCTAAGATCCAGAATGTTCGTGCAGTTGATCAAGCCCTGCAGATTTACAAGGCAGAGATGCTCAGCATGGCTCAGCTTCCACTGGACCCAGATCAGCTGTCTAGAATCCACACACTAGCAGAGAAGAAGGCCATCAAAGTGTTCATGAAGATGTCCTTCAATGACAAGGACCAGATCTACCAGAAAGAGCTCATG GAGAAGATTCATCATAAATATCAGGATATGTGCCAGCAGAATCATCAAGCGTCTCTCATGCAGTGTCAGAAGGTTCTGGAGGATGTGTTTGATCCACTAGAATTGAAGATTTCTGATGGATCATACCTGAGGCCTGGAGGATACAGACAATACAGAGCCTTTCTCACCAGCTGA
- the LOC130238419 gene encoding NACHT, LRR and PYD domains-containing protein 1a-like encodes MAPLEEALWMFLKGKEDVGNMILQADESLSAEEQEKENEILQQHQRGLEEQKHLQEQMEREQERIRRDNERVLESEPKKEKKDDESKILQADESLSATEQEKEGKSLGSPPRAESSTGQPTSESAEEFTPEIIHTEDEDKHKNTYRFVSPHAGQFQCSLTSLVFVIEGEGEVLYRVVSWDPRLLDGLGQIQPVGPLYDIDCINGSISRLHLPHCEIFSEGDNRHGLAVAHFTAGNIEIIQPIKVTETHVMIDIRDLSLFGLLWMKIFSHPISGQVLLFLRTLPVEEREKILNVHLLPGNVPVPEVQLCHRDKKYIETTSKCQLFFEREYSLCCQPENCQVQPTSEIFDHNNFGPNFHPTFEVFLGVHVKEVGLAILDKAENGKQVWSRPRILLTAPSQGVEDHRLTPESEFVDALRDKLIQRVSSVMAIADSLKSKHMITDEIYSEVQDANTKQMKMRCLFIALDSGGASVKTEFYRLLTKNEPRLVDELESEHSGSSGPQ; translated from the exons ATGGCTCCG CTTGAGGAAGCATTGTGGATGTTTTTGAAAGGAAAGGAAGATGTTGGGAATATGATTCTACAGGCTGATGAATCTCTCAGTGCAGAAGAGCAGGAGAAAGAG AATGAAATACTGCAGCAGCATCAAAGAGGCCTGGAGGAGCAGAAACATTTACAGGAGCAGATGGAGAGAGAGCAGGAGAGAATCAGGAGAGACAATGAGCGAGTCCTGGAATCCGAACCCAAG aaagaaaagaaagatgatGAGAGTAAGATTCTACAGGCTGATGAATCTCTCAGTGCAACGGAGCAGGAGAAAGAGG GAAAGAGTTTAGGTTCACCACCCAGAGCTGAATCATCCACAGGACAACCA ACCTCAGAAAGTGCAGAAGAGTTCACACCTGAAATCATTCACACAGAAGATGAggacaaacacaaaaatacatacag ATTTGTGTCTCCTCATGCTGGTCAGTTTCAGTGCAGTTTGACCAGTCTCGTGTTTGTGATTGAGGGTGAAGGAGAGGTGCTGTATAGAGTCGTCTCGTGGGATCCTCGTCTGTTAGATGGTTTAGGTCAAATTCAGCCTGTGGGTCCCTTATATGACATTGACTGTATTAATGGCTCAATCTCAAGACTGCACCTTCCTCACTGTGAAATATTTTCTG aggGGGACAACAGGCATGGTTTGGCTGTAGCACATTTCACAGCTGGGAATATTGAAATAATTCAGCCAATTAAAGTGACAGAAACTCATGTGATGATTGACATCAGAGATCTCTCTCTATTTGGACTCCTCTGGATGAAGATATTTAGTCACCCCATTAGTGGACAAGTTTTGCTTTTCCTTCGAACGCTACCTgttgaagagagagagaaaatactGAATGTCCACTTGCTTCCAGGGAATGTTCCTGTACCAGAG GTCCAGCTCTGCCACCGGGATAAAAAATACATTGAGACAACTTCAAAGTGCCAGTTGTTTTTTGAGCGAGAATACAGTCTGTGTTGCCAGCCAGAGAACTGTCAAGTGCAACCAACG aGTGAGATTTTTGACCATAATAATTTTGGTCCAAATTTTCATCCTACATTTGAAGTGTTTCTGGGTGTTCACGTTAAGGAGGTCGGACTGGCTATCTTAGACAAAGCTGAAAATGGGAAACAAGTGTGGAGCAGACCGCGAATATTACTCACAG caCCAAGTCAAGGAGTAGAAGACCACAGATTGACTCCAG AAAGTGAATTTGTGGATGCCCTCAGAGATAAACTCATTCAAAGAGTTTCATCTGTGATGGCGATTGCTGACAGCCTGAAGAGCAAACACATGATTACAGATGAAATATACAGCGAAGTTCAGGATGCCAATACAAAACAGATGAAAATGAGATGCCTGTTTATAGCTCTGGACTCTGGAGGAGCTTCTGTAAAAACAGAGTTTTACCGTCTGCTGACGAAGAATGAACCCCGTCTAGTAGATGAATTGGAGTCTGAACACAGCGGATCCAGCGGTCCTCAGTAA